Proteins from a single region of Seriola aureovittata isolate HTS-2021-v1 ecotype China chromosome 9, ASM2101889v1, whole genome shotgun sequence:
- the wdr46 gene encoding WD repeat-containing protein 46, which yields MASPGEATVIVSHVGKKKLPPSRYWQETQEKEKDENKVGEGGGRTGEALQQGEQKTQKTKKRKQDQTQREEKKFISGKSDPFPGPAPIPEDRMQKFKRKDKTKKHRRQHYKLKDMIARSEEASEMAQKQSARFDLLLPEDAGFLEGDEDEDTCTISQEDIADVVDITSGAKYFNLKLSQFGPYRVDYSKTGRHLLLGGRRGHVACVDWQSKQLLCEINVMESINDVKWLHSEAMYAVAQKKWLHIYDSNGIELHCIRKFNDVLRMQFLPYHFLLATASATSFLQYLDVSVGKEVAAICTKTGRLDVMCQNPHNAIIHLGHPNGTVTLWSPNQKEALAKMLCHQGGVRSVTVDKTGTYMVTSGMDKKLKLYDIRAFKPLKSFFLPAGASCLSLSQRGLLSAATGDIVQVYKDVWSTPVTKPYMAHRAQGTVWGLHFCPFEDVLGVGHGDGFTSMLVPGAGEPNFDGLDANPYRSAKQRQEWEVKALLEKIQPELITLDPNELGQVDHATFQQRHQDRVQALGFDPLAKEKFIPKFKKKGRSSAGSVERRKKQVAHEDQRDIIRKTVEDKMKMEKEREEREKKKAVLSSSRSALDRFKK from the exons ATGGCGTCTCCCGGCGAGGCAACAGTGATCGTTTCACACGTGGGGAAAAAGAAG CTACCTCCATCTCGGTACTGgcaggagacacaggagaaggagaaagatgaaaacaaagtggGAGAAGGTGGAGGGCGGACTGGAGAGGCTCTGCAGCAGGGGGAGcaaaagacacagaaaacaaagaaaagaaagcaagacCAGactcaaagagaagaaaagaaattcatATCAGGG AAATCAGACCCGTTCCCTGGTCCTGCTCCAATTCCAGAAGACAGGATGCAGAAGTTCAAGAGGAAAGATAAAACTAAAAAG CATCGCCGCCAGCACTACAAACTGAAAGATATGATAGCTCGCTCCGAAGAAGCTTCAGAAATGGCCCAGAAACAATCCGCCCGGTTTGACCTCCTACTCCCAGAGGACGCAGG GTTTCTAgaaggagatgaagatgaagacacATGTACGATCTCTCAGGAAGATATTGCAGATGTTGTGGATATAACATCTGGAGCAAAG taCTTTAACCTTAAACTGTCTCAGTTTGGACCATATCGAGTGGATTACAGCAAAACCGGGCG TCACCTTTTGCTAGGTGGGAGGAGAGGCCATGTTGCTTGTGTAGACTGGCAGTCCAAACAGCTGTTGTGTGAGATTAACGTGATGGAGTCCATCAATGATGTAAA GTGGCTCCACAGTGAGGCCATGTATGCAGTGGCTCAGAAGAAGTGGCTGCATATCTATGACTCCAATGGAATAGAGCTTCACTGCATCCGCAAATTCAATGACGTCCTTCGTATGCAGTTCCTCCCCTACCACTTTTTGCTAGCAACAGCG AGTGCTACAAGTTTCCTGCAGTACTTAGATGTGTCCGTGGGAAAGGAGGTGGCAGCCATCTGCACCAAGACTGGCCGGCTTGATGTGATGTGCCAGAACCCTCATAATGCCATTATCCACCTAGGACACCCCAACGGCACAGTCACCCTGTGGTCGCCCAACCAGAAAGAAGCCCTTGCCAAGATGCTCTGTCACCAGGGTGGAGTGCGCTCTGTCACTGTAGATAAGACGGGCAC ATACATGGTGACATCTGGAATGGATAAAAAGCTGAAGTTATACGATATTAGAGCTTTCAAGCCCCTCAAGTCGTTCTTCCTCCCAGCTGGAGCTTCCTGTTTATCCCTGAGCCAGAGAGGGCTGCTGTCTGCAGCCACGGGAGATATTGTTCAG GTGTACAAGGACGTGTGGAGCACTCCAGTGACTAAACCCTACATGGCTCACAGAGCTCAGGGGACAGTGTGGGGGCTGCACTTCTGTCCCTTTGAGGACGTCCTCGGGGTCGGACACGGAGACGGTTTCACCAGCATGCTCGTACCAG GTGCGGGTGAACCTAACTTTGACGGTCTGGATGCAAATCCATACCGCAGTGCAAAGCAGAGGCAGGAGTGGGAGGTTAAAGCCCTGCTGGAGAAGATCCAGCCGGAGCTCATCACCCTGGACCCAAATGAACTGGGACAAGTTGACCACGCCACCTTTCAACAAAGGCACCAAGACAGGGTTCAAGCTCTG GGCTTTGACCCACTTGCCAAAGAAAAATTTATTCCCAAGTTTAAGAAAAAAGGTCGTAGTTCTGCTGGCAGTGTTGAAAGGCGCAAGAAGCAAGTGGCTCATGAGGACCAGAGG GATATAATCAGGAAAACTGTGGAGGACAAAAtgaagatggaaaaagaaagagaggagagggagaaaaagaaggcAGTATTATCCAGCTCGAGATCCGCTCTGGACAGATtcaaaaaatag
- the b3galt4 gene encoding beta-1,3-galactosyltransferase 4 produces the protein MVGRGLCTGVCKPRFGKRGSRPGLLPFLCAAMACAALLALLFVDLIESWVTSMSMNTVVEPHAGIIPPQSVPPTRPEEFLLMPSPLVCQRAKPYLITMVTTAPANQRARQAIRDTWGGEVEVRGLRVMTLFMVGVTSDLGLAKLLIEEARERGDLIQGRFLDTYSNLTLKTLSMLGWARRFCPHAHFMAKVDDDVLFNPSALLHFLNKSRNPYEQGDLYLGRVHLHVAPDRDPDSKHYLPAGAYPPSVFPDYCSGTAYVLSRSALLKISLAASASPLSTPLPPEDVFVGLCARAAGVLPSHCPLFSGGPGVPYGRCCYQAMVSIHHITPREMLHFWADVHSSPPCSWLSLRASLGMCKVRAMLGSALGLEQGL, from the coding sequence ATGGTCGGACGGGGACTATGTACCGGGGTATGTAAACCCCGGTTTGGGAAGCGGGGGAGCCGGCCTGGGCTTTTGCCATTTCTTTGCGCGGCGATGGCGTGCGCAGCGCTGTTGGCTCTGCTCTTTGTGGACCTCATCGAGTCATGGGTCACCTCGATGAGCATGAACACGGTGGTGGAGCCGCACGCCGGCATCATCCCCCCACAGAGCGTCCCTCCCACCAGACCCGAGGAGTTCCTGCTCATGCCCAGCCCGCTCGTGTGCCAGCGTGCCAAGCCTTACCtcatcaccatggttaccaCGGCTCCTGCCAATCAGAGGGCCCGCCAAGCCATCAGGGACACCTGGGGAGGGGAAGTGGAGGTGAGGGGCCTGCGGGTCATGACCCTCTTCATGGTGGGTGTGACGTCTGACCTGGGATTGGCCAAGCTGCTGATAGAAGAGGCCCGGGAGCGAGGAGATCTGATTCAAGGGCGTTTTTTGGACACCTACTCCAACCTCACCCTGAAGACCCTGTCCATGCTGGGCTGGGCCCGTCGGTTCTGCCCTCATGCTCACTTCATGGCCAAAGTAGATGATGATGTCCTGTTCAATCCCAGTGCCCTCCTGCACTTTCTGAACAAGAGCCGTAACCCCTATGAACAAGGAGACTTGTACCTTGGTAGGGTGCATCTACATGTGGCTCCGGACCGTGACCCGGATAGTAAGCACTACCTCCCTGCAGGGGCCtaccctccctctgtctttccagACTATTGCAGTGGTACGGCCTATGTTCTGTCCCGCTCTGCACTGCTCAAAATTTCCCTGGCAGCCTCTGCTTCACCTTTATCCACACCTCTGCCCCCAGAGGATGTGTTTGTAGGTCTTTGTGCTCGGGCAGCTGGGGTGCTGCCCTCGCActgtcctctcttctctggTGGTCCAGGTGTTCCCTATGGGCGCTGCTGCTATCAGGCCATGGTGTCCATCCACCACATCACTCCCAGGGAGATGCTGCACTTCTGGGCTGACGTTCATTCATCTCCTCCCTGCTCATGGCTGAGTCTGCGTGCTTCTCTGGGGATGTGCAAAGTCAGGGCGATGCTTGGGTCAGCTCTGGGGCTGGAACAGGGGTTGTGA